Sequence from the Spartobacteria bacterium genome:
AACAGCCAGATCACTGAATAACTCAAGCGGTATCGCATGGCCTTCAAAACGTATTCCTACATAACGAGGCCGCATAAACTCTGTTGAATGTATTGTTGCATCCATCATATTACCTCATTCCAATTTATAGTTGTGTACAGTTTTCATTGATGAAAGCCACCCTTAATGTGCCCCCAGGGCATTTGGCGTATTGCCGGATAAAGGTCAAAAGACGCTTCGGCTATTTCGTCCCCAGCCCGGGGACTGTTTTGACGTATTGTTTCGTCCCCGGCCTGGGGACTCATTGATTCAATGTATTTATAGAATAACCTGCAATATTTCAGGTTTGTGACAGAGAATCCCTGCATATCAGGAAATTCTTTTTTCAGGTCTGCGGATACATTGGCCAGCAATCGCCCTCCCCAAACCGTTTCTTTTAGAGCTATCATTCGGCCCAAATCATAATAGAAATCAATCAACACCGCATTGGCACTCAACACCGCCCGAATCTGTGCAGAACGTATCACTGCTTTTACCTGAGCCAGCCAATTTTTGTATTCAGCGTTACTCCATAACTTATTCATCTATCATACTTCCCCCACAATATCTTCCAGCAGCCCTTCCGCCTCCTGCTCCAAAGCCAGGATGTCGGCTTTGATTTCTTCCAGTGTGCGCATGGGGGCGGGTTTATAGAAATGCTTGGTGAACGATATTTCATAACCGATTTTTGTTTTGGATGCATCCACCCAGGCATCCGGTGTATAGGGCAGCACTTCACGCTCGATGAACGCTGGAATTCCACCCTCTTCCAGCAGCGGCACCTGCTCCGAATCGCGCAGAGCAGTGTCGGGCTCGTATTCCACCACAG
This genomic interval carries:
- a CDS encoding DUF1016 family protein, whose protein sequence is MNKLWSNAEYKNWLAQVKAVIRSAQIRAVLSANAVLIDFYYDLGRMIALKETVWGGRLLANVSADLKKEFPDMQGFSVTNLKYCRLFYKYIESMSPQAGDETIRQNSPRAGDEIAEASFDLYPAIRQMPWGHIKGGFHQ